The Virgibacillus siamensis sequence TTAATGTTAAAGCGGCAGCTATTAATCGAACAGATATTATCAACCGAAAAAGTGAATCTGGGTATCTGGACAATCCCATTTTAGGTGTCGAGGTTGCCGGGATAGTTGAACAAGTGGGAGAAAACACAAAAATCAAGCCCGGCACACGTGTGATGGGGCTGGTGAATGGCGGCGGCTATGCGGAATATGCTGTCATGCCGGCAAATCGTGCAATGGAAATCCCGGACAACCTGTCATTTGAAAGGGCTGCAGCTATTCCGGAAGTATTTTTGACAGCCTATCAGACCTTATACTGGCACGGGCGGCTTGCAACGGGGGAAACAACGTTGATTCATGCCGGCGGTAGTGGCGTCGGTACTGCAGCCATTCAACTGGCAAAACAAATAAGCAACGCAACTGTCATCACAACTGCCGGTTCTCAGGAAAAACTTAATTTTGCTCAAACCTTGGGTGCGAACCATTGCATCAACTATAAAGAACAATCTTTTGATAGTGAAGTTTTGCGGGCAACAGAAGAACAAGGTGCCAACGTGATTCTTGATTTTATCGGTGCTTCCTACTGGCGGAAAAACATGAACAGCATTGCCGTTGATGGCCGATGGGTTCTGATTGGATTGCTGGGTGGTGCGGAACTGGAGAAAGTCAACTTAGGAGAATTAATGGGGAAACGAATTCAGTTAACCGGCACACTGCTCACACCAAGGAGCGACCAATATAAAGCTGACCTGACAGCAGAATTTGCATCAAACACACTTCCTTTCTTTCAGGACGAAAAAATCCGGCCAATTATTGACCGGGTATATTCATTTGATGAAATTCAGCAGGCACATGAACACATGGAAGACAACAAAAATATCGGAAAAATTATTATTCAAATTGATTAATAAAAAGCTGCACATTCCCCGTCATGTGCAGCTTTTTTCGTCTTATCGTTTTCGTTTATTCCGCTTGTTATCCAGGTTTAAGAACTCTCGATCCTCGGCAAACTCTTCCTTATGCCTTTTCGGGCTTGTGTCATATTTAATGACGTTTCTTTGTTTACCTTTATCTTTATTGCGGTTTTTATTTTGCTCAGACATATGAATCCTCCTTCTTGTTCTTTATCCTTCCACGATTTTGCGTAATTATTTTGCCCAATTTGTTCAAGCTATTGGTAAGGAGGGTTTCCAATGAGTAAAGGAAAGAAGAAAAAGAACAAAAGCAAAAAAGAATTAAATGCTATGCAGGAGGACCATAAAGCACATCAAAACAGACCGCCAAAATAATCGTAAAAAATGACGGACTCCCGCACTTCTGATACGATTAAATTTGTATAAGAAATAGGACGGGGGCGAGAATTATGGAACAAGATTTACAATTGCGTCCAGTTGAAAAAAATGATCTGGAATTTCTTCACAAGCTGAACAATAACCCGGATGTAATGAAATTCTGGTTTGAAGAGCCATATTTGTCGATGGAAAAACTGAAAAACATGTACGAGAAAAGCCTTGACAACACAGAGCATCGACAATTCATTTTATCGCTATTGGATGAAAACATCGGGTATGTCGGCTTATTCAGTATTGATGACAGGCACCGCAATGCAGAATTTGGCATTATGATTGATCCATCACATCAGGGTAACGGCTATGCAGGAAAAGCTACAAAGCTGGCACTGGAATATGGATTCAATCAACTTAACCTGCACAAAATTTATTTATATGCAGCAAAGAAGAACGAAAAGGCAATCCACATTTATGGAAAAATCGGCTTTCAGATCGAGGGCGAAATGAAAGAACACTTTTTTGTCAATGGCAGCTATCATGATGCAGTTGTCATGAGTGTGTTCCAGCGTGACTACAAGTAACAACTTTTACAAACCTGCACATATCGGTGTGCAGGTTTTATAATGTTGCAATTCTGTTTATGAAGGATCGCATTTTCCCAGGAACGCTCGTATTTTTTCCTAAAGAACCCTATCTTTTCTGCAAATGCTTTCTCTAAATAAACAACAAAACCTCGCCCAAATTCCCGGCGAGGTCCATTCTGCAGTATTTATGCTTTTGCCAGGAACCAACCATTTTTCAGGTTTTCCCGATTGTAATAAAAACGTTCCTTGTCTTCATGCCGCAGCACCTGTCCGCCTGCTGCTTCAACGATTGCCTGTCCGGCACCTGTGTCCCATTCCATTGTTGGTGCATAGCGCGGGTAAAAATCTGCTTTTCCTTCTGCTACAAGACAGAATTTCAATGAACTTCCGGCAGAAACAACATCAACTTCTGAATTGGCACGCAGTCCGTCGATGAATTCCTCCGTTTCTTCTGACATATGGGATCGACTTGCCACAACATTGATAACACTGTCATTCTTTACTTCAGGCAGCCGTGCACTTTTTTCCACCAGGTCACGGTCATCGGCAATGTCTGCTTTTGACACGCCTTCCAGTTTGAATGCTCCCAAACCTTCGCGTCCAAAATAAAATGTATCCAGAACCGGTGCATAAATGGCGCCCATTACCGGATATTTACCTTCAATCAACGCAATGTTTACTGTGAATTCACCGTTTTTCTTGATAAATTCTTTTGTCCCGTCAAGCGGGTCCACTAAAAAGAATTGTTTCCAATCTTTTCGTTCTGCGTACGAAATGTCGCGGCCTTCCTCACTTAATACCGGAATAGCGGCATATTCATCCTGCAATCCCTTCATAATTGCTTTATGGGAACGCTGATCTGCCTGTGTCAGCGGCGAATCATCAGCTTTCACTTCTACTTCAATGTCCTTCTCATAAACATCAAGGATTTCGCGCCCCGCTTCCAGAGAAATATCCAACAGCTTTTTCAGACTCACTTCAGCCATTATTTTACGTATCCTTTCTCTTTCAGATAAGCGACAATTTGCTGAACAGATTCTTCCAGGCTCTGTTTATCTGTGTCCACCGTAACTTCCGGGTTTTTCGGTTCTTCATATGGAGCATCGATTCCAGTGAACCCTTTGATCTCGCCGGCACGCGCTTTTTTATACAAGCCTTTCGGGTCACGTGATTCACAAGTTTCAACACTTGCATTTACAAATACTTCAATAAACTCACCGTCTTCCAGCAGTTCACGCACATCATCACGGTCTTCTCGATACGGTGAAATGAATGCAGTCAGTGTGAACAATCCGGCATCAACCATCAGCTTGGAAACTTCACCAATGCGGCGGATGTTTTCTTTGCGGTCTTCCGGGCTGAAGCCAAGGTTCTTGTTCAAACCGTGACGGACATTGTCTCCATCCAAGCGGTAAGTGCGGACTCCTTGTGCATGCAGTTCTTTTTCCAATTCAACGGAAACGGTTGATTTTCCGGAACCGGACAAACCGGTAAACCAGATGACCGCACTTTTGTGATCATTCAACTTCTGTCGATCTTCTTTCGTAACCTTTGAATCGTGCCATACAATATTTTCAGATTTTGCCATCATATTTCCTCCTA is a genomic window containing:
- the cysC gene encoding adenylyl-sulfate kinase, coding for MAKSENIVWHDSKVTKEDRQKLNDHKSAVIWFTGLSGSGKSTVSVELEKELHAQGVRTYRLDGDNVRHGLNKNLGFSPEDRKENIRRIGEVSKLMVDAGLFTLTAFISPYREDRDDVRELLEDGEFIEVFVNASVETCESRDPKGLYKKARAGEIKGFTGIDAPYEEPKNPEVTVDTDKQSLEESVQQIVAYLKEKGYVK
- a CDS encoding NAD(P)H-quinone oxidoreductase; translation: MKAILIKQPGGAEQLMIQEYPKPELNKDELLINVKAAAINRTDIINRKSESGYLDNPILGVEVAGIVEQVGENTKIKPGTRVMGLVNGGGYAEYAVMPANRAMEIPDNLSFERAAAIPEVFLTAYQTLYWHGRLATGETTLIHAGGSGVGTAAIQLAKQISNATVITTAGSQEKLNFAQTLGANHCINYKEQSFDSEVLRATEEQGANVILDFIGASYWRKNMNSIAVDGRWVLIGLLGGAELEKVNLGELMGKRIQLTGTLLTPRSDQYKADLTAEFASNTLPFFQDEKIRPIIDRVYSFDEIQQAHEHMEDNKNIGKIIIQID
- a CDS encoding GNAT family N-acetyltransferase — translated: MEQDLQLRPVEKNDLEFLHKLNNNPDVMKFWFEEPYLSMEKLKNMYEKSLDNTEHRQFILSLLDENIGYVGLFSIDDRHRNAEFGIMIDPSHQGNGYAGKATKLALEYGFNQLNLHKIYLYAAKKNEKAIHIYGKIGFQIEGEMKEHFFVNGSYHDAVVMSVFQRDYK
- the cysQ gene encoding 3'(2'),5'-bisphosphate nucleotidase CysQ, with the translated sequence MAEVSLKKLLDISLEAGREILDVYEKDIEVEVKADDSPLTQADQRSHKAIMKGLQDEYAAIPVLSEEGRDISYAERKDWKQFFLVDPLDGTKEFIKKNGEFTVNIALIEGKYPVMGAIYAPVLDTFYFGREGLGAFKLEGVSKADIADDRDLVEKSARLPEVKNDSVINVVASRSHMSEETEEFIDGLRANSEVDVVSAGSSLKFCLVAEGKADFYPRYAPTMEWDTGAGQAIVEAAGGQVLRHEDKERFYYNRENLKNGWFLAKA